A single genomic interval of Sphingomonas faeni harbors:
- a CDS encoding NADH-dependent flavin oxidoreductase — MNDASIFSGLPLASGLNLRNRLVMPPMTTWSADDDGSVSDAEIEYYRARVQDVGLVITGCTHVQANGVGFTGEFAAYDDAFLPGLTRLATAAKSGGAPAILQIFHAGVKTSPDLSSDIVAASAVPVDAGLFTPPVTPRALSCDEVAEVVAAFGAATRRAIEAGFDGVELHGAHAFLLQNFVSPHTNRRSDQWGGPLENRLRFPLAVVEAVSAAAKLTDRPFVVGYRVSADEPHADGLRLADTLVLVDRLIGEGIDYIHVSLPDALHVKAVDNPDGPTVLKEVSRLVADRVPVIASGRIRTPERAEQVIAAGASLVGLGQGLVMNPDWVALARQGRTDALRTEVAAKEAPALHIPAKLWTVIENTPGWFAVRAE; from the coding sequence ATGAACGACGCATCCATCTTTAGCGGCCTTCCCCTCGCATCGGGACTGAACCTTCGCAACCGGCTGGTCATGCCGCCCATGACCACGTGGTCCGCCGATGACGATGGCAGCGTGTCCGATGCGGAGATCGAATACTATCGCGCGCGGGTGCAGGATGTCGGGCTGGTCATCACTGGCTGCACCCACGTGCAGGCGAACGGCGTCGGCTTCACCGGCGAGTTTGCCGCCTATGACGACGCCTTTCTTCCAGGCCTGACGCGGCTGGCGACTGCCGCCAAGAGCGGCGGTGCGCCAGCCATACTCCAAATCTTCCACGCGGGTGTGAAGACCTCGCCCGACCTCTCGTCGGACATCGTCGCTGCCAGTGCCGTTCCCGTCGATGCGGGGTTGTTTACGCCGCCAGTGACGCCACGCGCTCTAAGCTGCGACGAAGTGGCCGAAGTCGTTGCTGCATTCGGGGCAGCCACTCGCCGCGCGATCGAGGCAGGGTTCGACGGTGTCGAACTGCACGGTGCGCACGCCTTCCTGCTCCAAAACTTCGTCTCACCCCACACCAATCGACGCAGCGATCAATGGGGTGGTCCGCTGGAAAACCGCTTACGCTTTCCTTTGGCGGTAGTGGAGGCAGTGAGCGCCGCTGCGAAACTCACCGATCGCCCGTTCGTGGTCGGATACCGCGTCTCAGCAGACGAACCGCATGCGGATGGCCTGCGCTTAGCGGACACGCTCGTGCTTGTTGACAGGCTGATCGGGGAGGGGATCGATTACATTCATGTCTCCCTGCCTGATGCGCTCCACGTCAAGGCAGTCGACAATCCTGACGGCCCCACCGTTCTTAAGGAAGTCAGTCGACTTGTCGCCGACCGGGTGCCGGTCATCGCATCGGGCCGCATCAGGACGCCCGAGCGCGCTGAGCAGGTTATTGCCGCAGGCGCCTCACTCGTCGGATTGGGACAGGGACTGGTGATGAACCCCGATTGGGTTGCACTAGCGCGCCAGGGTCGCACGGACGCCCTGCGCACCGAAGTGGCGGCGAAGGAAGCCCCCGCACTGCATATCCCTGCCAAGTTGTGGACGGTCATCGAGAATACGCCAGGCTGGTTCGCGGTCCGTGCGGAATAG